The Pseudomonas sp. FP198 genomic interval GCTCATCGACTTGACCGTGCGCGCCACATTGAACGCCGAGGAGCCGAAGCCGGTGTCCACGTCCACCAGCAGCGGCAGGTCGCACACGTCGGTGATGCGGCGCACATCGGTGAGCACGTCATCCAGGCCGGTTATGCCCAGGTCCGGCACGCCGAGGGAACCGGCCGCCACGCCGCCGCCCGACAGGTAGATCGCCTTGAAGCCGGCGCGCTTGGCCAGCAACGCATGGTTGGCGTTGATGGTGCCGACCACTTGCAATGGATGCTCGGCGGCGACCGCATCGCGAAAACGCTGGCCTGGCGTGCTCTTGCTGGAACTCATGACTCACCTCGTTGAGTGGCGGCGCTGTCCTGGAAATGACGCGCAATGTTGCGTTTGGAGGCGCCGATGTGCCGGCGCATCAATAATTCGGCCAGTTCGCCGTCACGGTCGGCGATGGCATCGAGAATCCGGTGGTGCTCGGCAAAAGCCTGGCGCGGACGGTTCGGCGTGGTGGAAAACTGGATGCGGTACATGCGCACCAGTTGATACAGCTCGCCGCAGAGCATTTGCGTGAGGGTGCGATTGCCGCTGCCCTGGATGATCCGGTAGTGAAAGTCGAAATCGCCTTCCTGCTGGTAATAACCGACGCCGGCCTGGAACGCCGCATCGCGCTCGTGGGTTTCCAGGACCCGACGCAGTTCGTCGATTTCCTCTTGGCTCATGCGCTCCGCCGCAAGGCGACAGGCCATGCCCTCCAGGGATTCGCGAATTTCGTAGAGTTCCAGCAGCTCGGCATGGCTCAGCGAGACCACCCGCGCGCCAACATGGGGAATGCGCACCAGCAGCCGCTGGCCTTCCAGGCGATGGATCGCCTCGCGCAGCGGCCCGCGACTGATGCCGTAGGTGCGGGCCAGCTCGGGCTCGGAGATCTTGCTGCCGGGGGCGATTTCACCCTTGACGATGGCGGCCTGGATACGCCGGAAGACGTTCTCGGACAACGTCTCGGCATCTTCCTGGACGAGGACCGGCGTTTCGAGCTGATCGAGCATATTGTCGACACCTTGAAAATCAATACGGCAAAAACTACCCGCTGAAGCCCTGAACGTCAAAACAAAAATAGATATTGTCGACAATCGTCTAATAACGGTCCCAGACATAACCCGTCGTTTCGAAGTGTCGTAGCCTCCGGCCAGCGGTGGCGTCAGAAAACCACCGTGCTAGAATGCCGCCGCAATTGCCGCTCTCCCTATATAGAGAAGGCAACCTAGGGAGCTTGTGCAGTAATGCCAGGGCCTGAACCGAAAAACGGAACGCTGCGCACCAGGATCTATGACACTCAAGCCCTTATCTGCCGCCCTATGCTTTATCTGCCTGCCAGGGATTGCCGCGGCGGGTGAAAAAACCGTGTACGGCCTCAACGAATACGCAGCCCTGCAGGGCATTGACCTGGAGGTCGCCGCCAAGCTCGACACCGGTGCCAAGACCGCCTCCCTCAGCGCCCGTGACATCAAGCGTTTCAAGCGCAACGGCGAATCCTGGGTGCGTTTCTACCTGGCCATCGACGCGGCCCATTCGCACCCCATCGAACGCCCGCTGGCCCGGGTCAGCAAGATCAAGCGCCGCGCCGGTGACTACGACCCGGAAGAAGGCAAGAAATACACGGCCCGGCCGGTCATCGAACTGGATATCTGCATGGGCTCGGCCCTGCGCAGCATCGAAGTGAACCTGACCGACCGTAGCGCCTTCCAATACCCGTTGCTCATCGGCTCCGAAGCGCTCAAGCGTTTCGACGCGCTGGTCGATCCCAGTCTCAAATACGCTGCCGGCAAACCCGCCTGCGCCAATGCCGCTCATACCGCAGAGTAATTCCAATGCGCTCCCTTACCCTCCATCTGAAAATGCTGATCGCCATCCTGGTGGTGCTGGGCCTGTCAGTGACGGCCTATCAGATTTTCGTGCTCGGCATCCCGGTGACCGAAGACGCCACCGATGACCTGTGGAATATCGATGCCAAGGTCGAGTTCGTGCCCAACGCCAAGGATCCGGTGAAGATCCAGATGTTCGTGCCGCCCCTGAGCCGCGACTACGTCAGCCTCAACGAGAGCTTCATCTCCAACAATTACGGCGTAGCGGTGAACCGCGTCGACGGCAACCGCAAGGTGACGTGGTCGGCCCGGCGCGCCAAGGGCAACCAGACCCTTTATTACCGCCTGGTGCTGACCAAGCGCTACAGCGCCGAGAAAACCAAGGTCAAGGGCCCGACCTTCCGCGACAGCATCGCCGTCGAAGGGCCGGAAAAACTCGCCGCCGAAGCGCTGCTGGCACCGATCCGCCAGCACTCGGCCGACGTCGAAACGTTCATCAGCGAAGCCATCAAGCGGGTCAACAACCTCAACGACGACAACGTCAAGCTGTTGCTGGCCGGCGACCCGTCTTCGAGCAACAAGGCCAGAATCGTCGAACTGGTACTGTCCATTGCCCACGTGCCGGTCGAGAAGGTCCACACCATCCGCCTGGTGGCCGACCAGCCGCAGACGCCCGAGCTGTGGCTGCGCAGCTTCAACGGCACCGACTGGCTGTACTTCAACCCCGACACCGGCGAGCAAGGCCTGCCCACCGACCGCCTGCTGTGGTGGACCGGCGATGAAAACCTGATCACCGTCGATGGCGGCAAGAAAGCCACCGTCACGTTCAGCATGAACAACAGCGAAATGAACGCCATTCGCCTGGCCAAGCTGACGGACGAGAACACCGACGCCAACTTCCTCGAATACTCGCTCTACGGCCTGCCGCTGCAAACCCAGCAAACCTTCATGATCATGGTGATGATCCCGATCGGCGTGCTGGTGATCCTGGTGTTGCGCAACCTGATCGGCCTGCAGACCCTCGGGACGTTCACCCCGGTGCTGATCGCCCTGGCCTTCCGCGAAACCCAGCTGGGCTTCGGGATCATCCTGTTTACGGTGATCACTACCCTGGGCCTGTCGCTGCGCTCCTACCTGGAGCACCTCAAGCTGCAAATGCTGCCGAGGCTCTCGGTAGTGCTGACGTTCGTCGTCGTGCTGATCGCCGCCATCAGTCTGTTCAGCCATAAACTGGGCCTGGAGCGTGGCCTGTCGGTGGCATTGTTCCCGATGGTGATCCTGACCATGACCATCGAACGCCTGTCCATCACCTGGGAAGAGCGCGGCGCCGGCCATGCGATGAAAGTCGCCATCGGTACGCTGTTCGCCGCGTCCCTGGCGCACCTGATCATGAGCGTGCCGGAGCTGGTGTATTTCGTGTTCACGTTCCCGGCGATCCTGCTGATCCTGGTGGGCTTCATGCTGGCCATGGGTCGTTATCGCGGCTACCGTCTGACCGAGCTGGTGCGGTTCAAGGCCTTCGTCAAGGCTGACTCCTGATGTTCGGCCTCTGGAAGACCTGGAAGGCCCTGGAAGCCCGGGGCATCATGGGCATCAACCGGCGTAACGCCGATTATGTGCTCAAGTACAACAAGCGCAGCCTGTACCCCATCGTCGATGACAAGATCATCACCAAGGAACGGGCCATCGCCGCTGGCATTCACGTGCCGGAGCTGTACGGGGTTATCTCCACCGAGAAGGAAATCGACAAGCTCGACGGGATCATCGGCGGACGCACCGACTTCGTCATCAAGCCGGCCCAGGGCGCCGGCGGTGACGGCATCATCGTTATTGCCGACCGCTTCGAGGGCCGCTATCGAACCGTGTCCGGGAAGATCATCAGCCACGAGGAAATCGAGCATCACATCTCCAGCATCCTCACCGGCCTGTATTCCCTCGGCGGGCACCGTGACCGGGCGCTGATCGAGTACCGCGTGACGCCGGACCAGATCTTCAAGAGCATCAGCTACGAAGGCGTACCGGATATCCGCATCATCGTGCTGATGGGCTACCCGGTGATGGCCATGCTGCGCTTGCCGACCCGCCAGTCCGGCGGCAAGGCCAACCTGCACCAGGGCGCCATCGGCGTCGGCGTCGACCTCGCCACCGGCCTGACCCTGCGCGGTACCTGGCTGAACAACATCATCACCAAGCACCCCGATACCACCAACGCGGTGGACGGCGTGCAACTGCCCTACTGGGACGGCTTCATGAAACTGGCCGCCGGGTGCTACGAACTGTGCGGACTGGGCTACATCGGCGTGGACATGGTGCTGGACCAGGAAAAAGGCCCGTTGATCCTGGAACTGAACGCCCGCCCAGGGCTGAACATCCAGATCGCCAACGACTGCGGCCTGACCCTGCGCACCCACGCCGTGGAAGCACGCCTGGAAGAGCTCAAGGCCAGGGGCGTCACCGAAACCGTGGAAGAGCGCGTGGCGTTTGCCCAGGAATTGTTCGGGCATATTCCGCCGGTTGAGGGTTGAAGCTGAGGATGAAAACCGCAGCTGAAGGCTGAACCCTGTGGCGAGGGAGCTTGCTCCCGCTGGGTTGCGCAGCAACCCCAAAGCCCAGCACCTCGGTGCATCAGAATGATCGCGCTCAACTGCCCAGGGGCCGCTTCGCAGCCCAGCGGGAGCAAGCTCCCTCGCCACGGGTCTCATTGAAGCTTCAGACGTGTTCAATACCGACATCCCCCTAGGAGCAAATCCTACAGGGGATTACAATCGCCACCCCGCCTGAACGGCCGACCCGCCCCGCCCATGCCAACCTGCTTCGTACACCCTCTGCCCTACCGCGCCAACCCCGCCGCGTATTTCGCGGCGATCCGTCATGCCCCCGGCAGCGTGCTGCTCGACAGTGGCCGGCCGAGCGCCGAGCGCGGGCGTTATGACTTGCTCAGCGCCTGGCCGCTGAAGCAACTGGCGGTATTGCCGCACGAAAGTGGCAGCGATTTCCTCCACCGTCTTCGGATACAGCTGACGCAACTGGGCCACGCCGAATTGCCAGACACCGTGCAATTGCCCTTCGCCGGTGGCCTGATCGGTTATTTGAGTTATGACTTCGGCCGACGCCTCGAAGCCCTGCCGTCCTGCGCCAAGGACGATCTGCAACTGCCGGACGCGCGTTTTGG includes:
- a CDS encoding GntR family transcriptional regulator; its protein translation is MLDQLETPVLVQEDAETLSENVFRRIQAAIVKGEIAPGSKISEPELARTYGISRGPLREAIHRLEGQRLLVRIPHVGARVVSLSHAELLELYEIRESLEGMACRLAAERMSQEEIDELRRVLETHERDAAFQAGVGYYQQEGDFDFHYRIIQGSGNRTLTQMLCGELYQLVRMYRIQFSTTPNRPRQAFAEHHRILDAIADRDGELAELLMRRHIGASKRNIARHFQDSAATQRGES
- a CDS encoding ATP-dependent zinc protease, with product MTLKPLSAALCFICLPGIAAAGEKTVYGLNEYAALQGIDLEVAAKLDTGAKTASLSARDIKRFKRNGESWVRFYLAIDAAHSHPIERPLARVSKIKRRAGDYDPEEGKKYTARPVIELDICMGSALRSIEVNLTDRSAFQYPLLIGSEALKRFDALVDPSLKYAAGKPACANAAHTAE
- a CDS encoding inactive transglutaminase family protein, which encodes MRSLTLHLKMLIAILVVLGLSVTAYQIFVLGIPVTEDATDDLWNIDAKVEFVPNAKDPVKIQMFVPPLSRDYVSLNESFISNNYGVAVNRVDGNRKVTWSARRAKGNQTLYYRLVLTKRYSAEKTKVKGPTFRDSIAVEGPEKLAAEALLAPIRQHSADVETFISEAIKRVNNLNDDNVKLLLAGDPSSSNKARIVELVLSIAHVPVEKVHTIRLVADQPQTPELWLRSFNGTDWLYFNPDTGEQGLPTDRLLWWTGDENLITVDGGKKATVTFSMNNSEMNAIRLAKLTDENTDANFLEYSLYGLPLQTQQTFMIMVMIPIGVLVILVLRNLIGLQTLGTFTPVLIALAFRETQLGFGIILFTVITTLGLSLRSYLEHLKLQMLPRLSVVLTFVVVLIAAISLFSHKLGLERGLSVALFPMVILTMTIERLSITWEERGAGHAMKVAIGTLFAASLAHLIMSVPELVYFVFTFPAILLILVGFMLAMGRYRGYRLTELVRFKAFVKADS
- a CDS encoding alpha-L-glutamate ligase-like protein; amino-acid sequence: MFGLWKTWKALEARGIMGINRRNADYVLKYNKRSLYPIVDDKIITKERAIAAGIHVPELYGVISTEKEIDKLDGIIGGRTDFVIKPAQGAGGDGIIVIADRFEGRYRTVSGKIISHEEIEHHISSILTGLYSLGGHRDRALIEYRVTPDQIFKSISYEGVPDIRIIVLMGYPVMAMLRLPTRQSGGKANLHQGAIGVGVDLATGLTLRGTWLNNIITKHPDTTNAVDGVQLPYWDGFMKLAAGCYELCGLGYIGVDMVLDQEKGPLILELNARPGLNIQIANDCGLTLRTHAVEARLEELKARGVTETVEERVAFAQELFGHIPPVEG